One segment of Triticum aestivum cultivar Chinese Spring chromosome 2A, IWGSC CS RefSeq v2.1, whole genome shotgun sequence DNA contains the following:
- the LOC123188256 gene encoding B3 domain-containing protein Os07g0563300 isoform X2, whose amino-acid sequence MSSSGPPNPIAPAHATVLTGTPMSVQPQPKPPPPPQQPSGSAAPPPSQQTQTQHQQQQQQQGPPPASLQQRPRICFNAHCKDPKSEGPRRRGWRLRSGDYAELCDRCYGSFEHGTFCETFHSEVAGWRKCEACGKRLHCGCIVSVHAYALLDAGGVDCILCARKSYAAMAPSQMWSTPTVHMPQNVADRKDSYVKSWRPPTGQISSQWRQNHQLWNMSTIQSDLQQRLAYEFDRPSGSEKLPPGRTFIHAQEKKSDDMHDRPTTPAGMGQIIRDRYANGLGQQTSMDPTHSSTPYQREGPNPNSLHDPSHHVGESDPLSSRKGIISDGGSTVSTGFKLDSHHPSILKDDAASTLPTMGGYTITNYPPVPGRSDHLRIIPNNPQQPPTTVPLSVVQKQFYSHSVIEPNYQAQFRNGKPRMDPKARSELLPRYWPRITDKELQHLSGDSNSVITPLFEKMLSASDAGRIGRLVLPKKCAEAYFPPISQPEGLPLKVQDASGKEWVFQFRFWPNNNSRMYVLEGVTPCIQSMHLQAGDTVSFSRIDPEGKLVMGFRKTKTQEQIFRQEEPTKPANAAPNLPDVNVNVSAPDSSPNSSLARPNKVNTENKDSSPVEQAASKIDKGGVAQKEGPGTVRTSPGPVKRKATSIGPKIKRFRIDNEESMELKITWEEAQELLRPPLKAPSVVIVDGHEFEEYEEPPVLGRKTYFVTDQSGENHQWAQCEDCSKWRKLPVDALLPSKWTCSDNKWDPERTTCVSPQEASMEELAELIPIKAGAAKKAKLRMDTDSIDVSDGLDTLANLAILGEGESLPSQPTTKHPRHRPGCSCIVCIQPPSGKGPKHKQTCTCNVCMTVRRRFRTLMLRREKRASEKESEEPPRKKEQGQSSESPQDPLPASTSPTSTPQKVNGNGDDAEEAVEHSMASSPMKNQIDLNIQPEREDEQSPKSDAVGAMRLARENAA is encoded by the exons ATGTCCTCGTCGGGGCCGCCGAACCCCATCGCGCCCGCGCACGCCACTGTCCTCACCGGCACCCCCATGTCGGTGCAGCCGCAGCccaagccgcccccgccgccgcagcagccgtccggctccgccgcgccgccgccgtcccagcAGACGCAGACGCagcaccaacagcagcagcagcagcagggcccTCCGCCCGCTTCGCTCCAGCAGCGGCCCAGGATCTGCTTCAACGCGCACTGCAAGGACCCCAAATCCGAGGGCCCGCGCCGCCGCGGCTGGCGCCTCCGCTCCGGCGACTACGCCGAGCTCTGCGACCGATGCTA TGGTTCGTTCGAGCATGGGACCTTCTGCGAGACCTTCCACTCGGAGGTGGCCGGATGGAGGAAATGCGAAGCGTGCGGGAAG AGGCTACATTGTGGGTGCATCGTCTCAGTCCATGCGTATGCGCTGCTCGACGCCGGCGGAGTTGACTGCATCCTATGTGCTCGCAAGTCCTATGCGGCAATG GCACCAAGTCAGATGTGGTCAACTCCTACTGTGCATATGCCTCAAAATGTTGCTGACAGAAAAGACAGTTATGTAAAGAGTTGGAGACCTCCTACGGGCCAGATTTCAAGTCAGTGGCGACAGAATCACCAGCTGTGGAACATGTCCACTATACAATCGGACTTGCAGCAACGTCTAGCTTATGAGTTTGATAGGCCAAGTGGCAGTGAAAAATTACCTCCAGGGCGCACTTTTATTCATGCCCAGGAAAAGAAATCTGATGACATGCATGACAGACCAACAACACCTGCCGGCATGGGCCAGATTATAAGGGACAGATATGCCAATGGGCTCGGACAGCAGACAAGCATGGATCCGACACACTCCTCTACGCCCTACCAGAGAGAAGGACCAAATCCAAATAGCCTTCATGATCCTAGTCACCATGTAGGAGAAAGCGATCCTTTGTCTTCAAGGAAAGGGATAATTTCAGATGGTGGTTCTACTGTATCTACTGGCTTTAAGCTTGATTCACATCATCCATCCATTCTAAAGGATGATGCGGCGTCAACCCTGCCGACAATGGGTGGCTACACTATCACTAATTATCCACCGGTACCTGGACGAAGCGACCATCTCAGAATCATACCTAATAATCCGCAACAACCACCCACCACGGTGCCCCTCTCAGTAGTGCAAAAACAGTTCTATTCCCATAGTGTCATTGAGCCCAACTACCAAGCGCAATTCCGTAATGGAAAGCCCAGAATGGATCCAAAGGCGAGATCAGAATTACTTCCCCGCTACTGGCCTAGAATAACAGATAAAGAGCTACAGCACTTATCGGGAGA TTCGAATTCTGTTATTACTCCTTTGTTCGAGAAAATGTTAAGTGCCAGTGATGCTGGTCGAATTGGTCGTTTGGTGTTGCCAAAGAAATGTGCTGAG GCATACTTCCCTCCAATCTCTCAGCCAGAAGGACTTCCCTTAAAAGTTCAGGATGCCAGTGGTAAGGAATGGGTGTTCCAGTTCCGTTTCTGGCCCAATAATAACAGCAGGATGTATGTATTGGAGGGTGTCACACCCTGCATTCAGTCGATGCACTTACAAGCGGGCGATACAG TAAGTTTCAGCCGAATAGATCCAGAAGGGAAGCTGGTTATGGGATTCAGAAAGACAAAGACTCAAGAACAG ATATTCCGTCAGGAAGAACCAACAAAGCCTGCAAATGCTGCACCAAATCTTCCAGATGTGAATGTTAATGTCAGTGCTCCAGATTCTAGTCCGAACTCTTCGTTAGCGCGACCAAATAAAGTCAACACAGAGAACAAAGACTCTAGCCCTGTGGAACAAGCTGCCTCTAAAATAGACAAAGGTGGAGTAGCACAGAAAGAAGGGCCGGGAACTGTTCGCACATCCCCCGGACCTGTGAAGAGAAAAGCAACTTCTATCGGTCCAAAGATTAAACGGTTCCGGATCGATAACGAGGAATCCATGGAATTAAAGATAACATGGGAGGAGGCTCAAGAATTGCTTCGCCCTCCCCTGAAGGCCCCTTCGGTTGTTATTGTTGATGGCCATGAGTTTGAGGAATATGAG GAGCCACCAGTACTTGGGAGGAAGACATATTTTGTGACTGACCAATCAGG TGAGAATCATCAGTGGGCTCAGTGTGAGGATTGTTCCAAATGGCGGAAACTGCCAGTAGACGCCCTTTTACCCTCTAAGTGGACCTGTTCCGACAATAAATGGGATCCTGAAAG GACGACTTGTGTCTCTCCACAAGAGGCAAGCATGGAGGAACTTGCAGAACTGATTCCTATAAAAGCAG GTGCTGCAAAAAAGGCTAAACTTAGGATGGATACTGACAGTATCGATGTTTCGGATGGGTTGGACACTCTGGCAAACCTTGCTATTCTTGGTGAGGGTGAATCTCTTCCTTCCCAGCCAACTACAAAGCATCCCCGACATCGCCCTGGCTGCTCGTGCATTGTCTGCATTCAGCCTCCTAGTGGGAAGGGACCAAAGCACAAGCAGACATGCACCTGCAATGTATGTATGACGGTGCGCCGTCGTTTTAGGACACTGATGCTTCGGCGTGAGAAGCGTGCGTCTGAGAAAGAATCGGAGGAGCCGCCTCGAAAGAAAGAGCAAGGCCAGTCGAGCGAGTCTCCACAAGACCCGCTGCCGGCTAGCACCAGTCCTACTAGCACTCCCCAGAAGGTGAACGGAAATGGTGATGACGCGGAAGAAGCCGTGGAGCATAGCATGGCATCCTCTCCTATGAAGAACCAGATTGACCTGAACATCCAGCCTGAACGGGAAGACGAGCAGTCACCAAAATCAGATGCGGTCGGTGCAATGAGACTTGCGCGAGAGAACGCAGCCTAG
- the LOC123188256 gene encoding B3 domain-containing protein Os07g0563300 isoform X1 produces the protein MSSSGPPNPIAPAHATVLTGTPMSVQPQPKPPPPPQQPSGSAAPPPSQQTQTQHQQQQQQQGPPPASLQQRPRICFNAHCKDPKSEGPRRRGWRLRSGDYAELCDRCYGSFEHGTFCETFHSEVAGWRKCEACGKRLHCGCIVSVHAYALLDAGGVDCILCARKSYAAMAPSQMWSTPTVHMPQNVADRKDSYVKSWRPPTGQISSQWRQNHQLWNMSTIQSDLQQRLAYEFDRPSGSEKLPPGRTFIHAQEKKSDDMHDRPTTPAGMGQIIRDRYANGLGQQTSMDPTHSSTPYQREGPNPNSLHDPSHHVGESDPLSSRKGIISDGGSTVSTGFKLDSHHPSILKDDAASTLPTMGGYTITNYPPVPGRSDHLRIIPNNPQQPPTTVPLSVVQKQFYSHSVIEPNYQAQFRNGKPRMDPKARSELLPRYWPRITDKELQHLSGEYPKNSTSNSVITPLFEKMLSASDAGRIGRLVLPKKCAEAYFPPISQPEGLPLKVQDASGKEWVFQFRFWPNNNSRMYVLEGVTPCIQSMHLQAGDTVSFSRIDPEGKLVMGFRKTKTQEQIFRQEEPTKPANAAPNLPDVNVNVSAPDSSPNSSLARPNKVNTENKDSSPVEQAASKIDKGGVAQKEGPGTVRTSPGPVKRKATSIGPKIKRFRIDNEESMELKITWEEAQELLRPPLKAPSVVIVDGHEFEEYEEPPVLGRKTYFVTDQSGENHQWAQCEDCSKWRKLPVDALLPSKWTCSDNKWDPERTTCVSPQEASMEELAELIPIKAGAAKKAKLRMDTDSIDVSDGLDTLANLAILGEGESLPSQPTTKHPRHRPGCSCIVCIQPPSGKGPKHKQTCTCNVCMTVRRRFRTLMLRREKRASEKESEEPPRKKEQGQSSESPQDPLPASTSPTSTPQKVNGNGDDAEEAVEHSMASSPMKNQIDLNIQPEREDEQSPKSDAVGAMRLARENAA, from the exons ATGTCCTCGTCGGGGCCGCCGAACCCCATCGCGCCCGCGCACGCCACTGTCCTCACCGGCACCCCCATGTCGGTGCAGCCGCAGCccaagccgcccccgccgccgcagcagccgtccggctccgccgcgccgccgccgtcccagcAGACGCAGACGCagcaccaacagcagcagcagcagcagggcccTCCGCCCGCTTCGCTCCAGCAGCGGCCCAGGATCTGCTTCAACGCGCACTGCAAGGACCCCAAATCCGAGGGCCCGCGCCGCCGCGGCTGGCGCCTCCGCTCCGGCGACTACGCCGAGCTCTGCGACCGATGCTA TGGTTCGTTCGAGCATGGGACCTTCTGCGAGACCTTCCACTCGGAGGTGGCCGGATGGAGGAAATGCGAAGCGTGCGGGAAG AGGCTACATTGTGGGTGCATCGTCTCAGTCCATGCGTATGCGCTGCTCGACGCCGGCGGAGTTGACTGCATCCTATGTGCTCGCAAGTCCTATGCGGCAATG GCACCAAGTCAGATGTGGTCAACTCCTACTGTGCATATGCCTCAAAATGTTGCTGACAGAAAAGACAGTTATGTAAAGAGTTGGAGACCTCCTACGGGCCAGATTTCAAGTCAGTGGCGACAGAATCACCAGCTGTGGAACATGTCCACTATACAATCGGACTTGCAGCAACGTCTAGCTTATGAGTTTGATAGGCCAAGTGGCAGTGAAAAATTACCTCCAGGGCGCACTTTTATTCATGCCCAGGAAAAGAAATCTGATGACATGCATGACAGACCAACAACACCTGCCGGCATGGGCCAGATTATAAGGGACAGATATGCCAATGGGCTCGGACAGCAGACAAGCATGGATCCGACACACTCCTCTACGCCCTACCAGAGAGAAGGACCAAATCCAAATAGCCTTCATGATCCTAGTCACCATGTAGGAGAAAGCGATCCTTTGTCTTCAAGGAAAGGGATAATTTCAGATGGTGGTTCTACTGTATCTACTGGCTTTAAGCTTGATTCACATCATCCATCCATTCTAAAGGATGATGCGGCGTCAACCCTGCCGACAATGGGTGGCTACACTATCACTAATTATCCACCGGTACCTGGACGAAGCGACCATCTCAGAATCATACCTAATAATCCGCAACAACCACCCACCACGGTGCCCCTCTCAGTAGTGCAAAAACAGTTCTATTCCCATAGTGTCATTGAGCCCAACTACCAAGCGCAATTCCGTAATGGAAAGCCCAGAATGGATCCAAAGGCGAGATCAGAATTACTTCCCCGCTACTGGCCTAGAATAACAGATAAAGAGCTACAGCACTTATCGGGAGAGTATCCAAAAAACTCTAC TTCGAATTCTGTTATTACTCCTTTGTTCGAGAAAATGTTAAGTGCCAGTGATGCTGGTCGAATTGGTCGTTTGGTGTTGCCAAAGAAATGTGCTGAG GCATACTTCCCTCCAATCTCTCAGCCAGAAGGACTTCCCTTAAAAGTTCAGGATGCCAGTGGTAAGGAATGGGTGTTCCAGTTCCGTTTCTGGCCCAATAATAACAGCAGGATGTATGTATTGGAGGGTGTCACACCCTGCATTCAGTCGATGCACTTACAAGCGGGCGATACAG TAAGTTTCAGCCGAATAGATCCAGAAGGGAAGCTGGTTATGGGATTCAGAAAGACAAAGACTCAAGAACAG ATATTCCGTCAGGAAGAACCAACAAAGCCTGCAAATGCTGCACCAAATCTTCCAGATGTGAATGTTAATGTCAGTGCTCCAGATTCTAGTCCGAACTCTTCGTTAGCGCGACCAAATAAAGTCAACACAGAGAACAAAGACTCTAGCCCTGTGGAACAAGCTGCCTCTAAAATAGACAAAGGTGGAGTAGCACAGAAAGAAGGGCCGGGAACTGTTCGCACATCCCCCGGACCTGTGAAGAGAAAAGCAACTTCTATCGGTCCAAAGATTAAACGGTTCCGGATCGATAACGAGGAATCCATGGAATTAAAGATAACATGGGAGGAGGCTCAAGAATTGCTTCGCCCTCCCCTGAAGGCCCCTTCGGTTGTTATTGTTGATGGCCATGAGTTTGAGGAATATGAG GAGCCACCAGTACTTGGGAGGAAGACATATTTTGTGACTGACCAATCAGG TGAGAATCATCAGTGGGCTCAGTGTGAGGATTGTTCCAAATGGCGGAAACTGCCAGTAGACGCCCTTTTACCCTCTAAGTGGACCTGTTCCGACAATAAATGGGATCCTGAAAG GACGACTTGTGTCTCTCCACAAGAGGCAAGCATGGAGGAACTTGCAGAACTGATTCCTATAAAAGCAG GTGCTGCAAAAAAGGCTAAACTTAGGATGGATACTGACAGTATCGATGTTTCGGATGGGTTGGACACTCTGGCAAACCTTGCTATTCTTGGTGAGGGTGAATCTCTTCCTTCCCAGCCAACTACAAAGCATCCCCGACATCGCCCTGGCTGCTCGTGCATTGTCTGCATTCAGCCTCCTAGTGGGAAGGGACCAAAGCACAAGCAGACATGCACCTGCAATGTATGTATGACGGTGCGCCGTCGTTTTAGGACACTGATGCTTCGGCGTGAGAAGCGTGCGTCTGAGAAAGAATCGGAGGAGCCGCCTCGAAAGAAAGAGCAAGGCCAGTCGAGCGAGTCTCCACAAGACCCGCTGCCGGCTAGCACCAGTCCTACTAGCACTCCCCAGAAGGTGAACGGAAATGGTGATGACGCGGAAGAAGCCGTGGAGCATAGCATGGCATCCTCTCCTATGAAGAACCAGATTGACCTGAACATCCAGCCTGAACGGGAAGACGAGCAGTCACCAAAATCAGATGCGGTCGGTGCAATGAGACTTGCGCGAGAGAACGCAGCCTAG